ACGCTCGTTAGCCGGTTCATGAACGTTGTTATGAAATGCGGCAAGAAGAGCACGGCCGAGAGGCTCTTCTATGGCGCTATGGACAAGGTCGCCGAGAAAACCAAGAAAAACGCGATAGAGGTTTTCCGCCAGGCGGTTGATAACGTGAAGCCTTTCCTGGAGGTTAAATCCCGCCGGGTGGGCGGCTCCACCTATCAGGTTCCCGTGGAAGTGAAGCACGACAGGCGCATAGCCCTGGCCATCCGCTGGATAATAGACAACGCCAGGAACAGGGGTGAGCGCGGCTTCGTTAACCAGCTTGCCGCCGAAATCATGGACGCCGCCAACAACACCGGCTCCGCTATCAAGAAAAAAGAAGACACCCACAAGATGGCGGAGGCCAACAAGGCCTTCTCCCACTATAAGTGGTAGTGGAAATAGGGAGACATAAAAGTGGCTCGTAAAGTCCCCCTGGAGCGCACCAGGAACATCGGCATCATGGCGCACATTGACGCCGGCAAAACCACCACCACAGAGCGGGTGCTGTTTTATACCGGCATCACCCACAAAATAGGTGAAGTGCACGAGGGCACCGCTGTGATGGACTACATGGTCCAGGAACAGGAGCGGGGTATCACCATAACCTCCGCGGCCACAACCGCCTCCTGGAAAAACCACACCATCAACATAATAGACACTCCCGGCCATGTGGATTTCACCATGGAGGTGGAGCGGTCCCTTCGCGTTCTGGACGGCGCCGTTGGCGTGTTCTGCGCTGTGGGCGGAGTGGAGCCCCAGTCTGAAACCGTGTGGCGCCAGGCGGACAAATACGGCGTTCCCCGTATAGCCTTTGTCAACAAGATGGACAGGATCGGGGCGGATTATTTTGAGGTTTTAAAACAGGTCCGCG
This DNA window, taken from Nitrospinota bacterium, encodes the following:
- the rpsG gene encoding 30S ribosomal protein S7; translated protein: MPRRRVIVKRAVMPDPVYNDTLVSRFMNVVMKCGKKSTAERLFYGAMDKVAEKTKKNAIEVFRQAVDNVKPFLEVKSRRVGGSTYQVPVEVKHDRRIALAIRWIIDNARNRGERGFVNQLAAEIMDAANNTGSAIKKKEDTHKMAEANKAFSHYKW